The sequence GCGATTGGCGGCTCGCGTTGTTTTGACACCCCGTGCGTCGATTCGATGACGCACGGGGTGTCGTCTTTTCGCATCGTGCAAGATGCCGATGCTCGTGCATGCCGTGGCTGCGTGGCTGACCGGTTTGGCGATGGGGCAACTCGCCTATCGCGGCCCGCTGGTCGCGGGCCTGCTGCTCGCGGGCGCGGTGGCGCTTGCGCGGCGTGCGCCGCGGGCGGCCACGTGGGCGCTGCTTCTCGCCGCTGGCGGCGTGGTCGCGCACGCCGCCGCGCAGCAGGCGATGCGCTGTCGCGCGGCCTTGCATGACCAGGCGGCGGCCCAGCAGCCGCTCTGGCTGGTGATCGATGCGCCACCGATCGCGCCCATGCCATCGCGCGGCGTGCTCACCGGGCGGTCGGGCGCCCTGCGCTGCCGCGTCGCGGCCACGGTGCGCTGGCAGGGGGCACCACCCCCCGACGGCTATCGGGTGCAGGTTCGCGCGGCGGCTCGGGTCACCTCGCGCGGCCTCGCCCTGCAGCAGGCCACGGTGGTGGCCGTCGGGCCACTCGATCCGATGCGGGCGACACGGGCGTGGGCCGCACGCACCATAGATGCCCGGTTCCGCTCCCGGGCGCCGCTCGTGCGCGCGCTGCTGATTGCCGATCAGGATGGCATCCCGCGCGCGCTGCGTGACCGTTACGCCGACGCGGGGCTGGTTCACCTGCTCTCCGTCTCGGGGATGCATGTCGCGATCATCGCCTCGGCGCTGCTGACGCTCCTCGGCGGCCTGCGTGCGCCGCTCGCGCTGGCCGAACCGCTGGCGATGGTGGGGGTGGTGCTCTACGTCCTCGTGCTCGGCTGCCCGCCACCGGCGGTGCGCAGCGCGGTCATGCTGGTCGTCATGGCCCTCAGCCGTCGGGCGCAGCGGCCGGTGCACGCGTGGGCGCCACTGGCGCTCGGCGCCGTAGTGCCGACGGTCGATCCCCTCGTCGTGACCGATCTCGGATGGCAACTGAGTGCGGGCGGCATGGCCGCGTTGGTGGCGGCACGCGCCTTTCGCCGGAGTGCGCGGCAGTGGGCCCATCGCGAGGCGCACGCGGTACTCGCGATGCCGCAGGCCGTGGCGCGCTGGCTCGCGACCCGCCGCGGCGCGACCGGATGGCTGGTGACCGAGATCTCGACGGGGCTGGTCGCGACGGCCGTGACCGCGCCGCTGATCGCGTGGACCTTTGGCCGCCTGAGTCTCGTCGCACCGTTCTCGAACCTGCTCGCCGGGCCCTGTATCGCACTGCTGCAGCCGGCGTTGTTCCTCGCGCTGGTGCTCGCCCCGTTTCCGCGGGCCTCCGCGGTCGTCGCCGACGCGTCGCAGCCGCTGATGGCCCTGCTCGACCTCGTCGCGGACCGGAGCGCCGGGGTTCCCGGGGCGGTCCTGCCAGTGGCCCCCTCACTCGTGACCGCGGTCGCCGCCGGTGTCGCGTCGGCGTGTGTGGTGCGTGGCTCAGCGGCCGCACGGCGCACGCCGTGGATGCTCGCCGCGGCGGCCTCGCTGGTGCTCGGCCTGTGGATTCCCGTGGTACACGGCGGGTCCGGTCGCCTGGAGCTGCACCTGATCGACGTGGGGCAGGGGGACGCCGTGGCGCTGCGAACACCCCGCGGCCGCTGGATGCTCATGGACGCCGGCCCCAGTGGTCGCGCGGGTGACGCCGGCGCACGCGTTGTCCTCCCCTATCTGCGACGGCTCGGCGGACGCGTTGCGCTGGTCGTGCTGTCGCACGCGCATGAGGACCACGCGGGCGGCGCGGCCGCGGTCGTACGGGCGACGCGCCCCGCGTGGTGGTGGGAGCCCGCGTTCGTCACCACGAGCCCGGGCTACCGTGCCGCGCTCGAGGCCGTGGCTGCCGTTGGTGTGCACTGGAAGCGCGTCCGCCCGGGGGATCGCTACGCGCTCGATGGTGTCTCCGTGACCGTGCTGGCCCCCGATTCCGCCTGGACCGCGGCCCAGGAGAACGCGAACGAAACATCGGTGGTGCTGCGCGTCGCCTATGGCGCACACGCGTTCCTGCTTACCGGCGACGCCGAGCGAAGCGAAGAGGCCTGGCTGCTGGCCCATCACGCGCCGGCACTGCTCGAGGCAGACGTACTCAAGCTGGGGCATCACGGGAGTCGCACCAGCAGCAGCGCGCCCTTTCTCGATGTGGTCCGGCCGCGCGTCGGGATCTCGTCGATGGGGTCGGGCAACCGATACGGACATCCGGCTCCGGAAACACTCGCCGAGTTGGCGGCACGCGCGGTGCCGGTGTTTCGCACCGATCAGGACGGCAGCATCGTGGTGCGGAGTGACGGACGCACGCTCGAGGTCGAGGCGGGTGACACGCGCTGGATCGTGCCGCCGCGCGGGGCGCGCTGAGTGACGCGCGGCGTTGCGTCCGGGCACTTCAGGGCGTCGTACCTCGTTGAATGCGCAGCCGAATGGACCGACGTGCTGTTACATGCGTTTCACGTCGCGTAGAGGCTCGCATCGCGGGGCGTGCCGCGCCGGGCGTGCGGCTGCATCATCCGCGCTGCTCTTCCCCCGCTCGCCCGAAGTCGTCAGCTTTCCGGCGTTCGCCCGCCCTCCCTCTTCGGAGTCCCTCCCGTGGTCAAGCACACTTCGACGTCCGTCGTCACGATCGAGCGCTTCATCATCGAGCAGGAGCGCATGTTCCCGGAGGCTACCGGTGAGTTGTCCGGCATCCTCTACGACATGGCGCTCGCTGGCAAGATGATCGCGAACAAGGTGCGCAGCGCCGGGCTCGCCGACATCCTCGGGGCGACGAGTGACACGAATGTGCAGGGCGAAGTGCAGCAGAAGCTCGACGTCATCGCCAACGAGATCATCGTCAAGGCGTTCGATCACGGCGGACGGCTCTGCGCCATGGCGTCGGAAGAAGAGCCCGACATCATTCACATTCCCGAAGGCTTCCGGCACGGCAAGTACGTGCTGCTCTTCGATCCGCTCGATGGCTCGTCGAACATCGACGTGAATGTGCCCGTCGGCACCATCTTCTCGGTCTACAAGAAGATCACGCGCGGGACGCGCGGCGAGATGGAAGACATGCTCCAGCCCGGCCGCCGCCAGGTGGCCGCGGGCTACATCCTGTACGGCTCGAGCACCATGATGGTGTACACGACCGGACAGGGCGCCCACGGCTTCACGCTCGACCCGTCGATCGGCGAGTTCCTGCTGTCGCATCCGAACATCCGTATCCCGGATCGCGCGCGGTATCTCTCCGTGAACGACGCGTACGAGCAGGATTGGCCGGAACCCACGCGCGCGCTGATGCGCCGCTATCGTGGGCTCGACGGCAAGCAGAAGCCGCTCAACGTGCGATACGTCGGCTCGCTCGTCGCGGACTTCCATCGCAACCTGCTCGGCGGCGGTGTGTTCTGTTATCCCGCGAACGCCAAGTCGCCGCGCGGCAAGCTGCGCCTGCTCTACGAGGCCAACCCGCTGGCGTTCATCGCCGAACAGGCTGGAGGGCTCGCGGTC is a genomic window of Gemmatimonadaceae bacterium containing:
- a CDS encoding DNA internalization-related competence protein ComEC/Rec2 — encoded protein: MPMLVHAVAAWLTGLAMGQLAYRGPLVAGLLLAGAVALARRAPRAATWALLLAAGGVVAHAAAQQAMRCRAALHDQAAAQQPLWLVIDAPPIAPMPSRGVLTGRSGALRCRVAATVRWQGAPPPDGYRVQVRAAARVTSRGLALQQATVVAVGPLDPMRATRAWAARTIDARFRSRAPLVRALLIADQDGIPRALRDRYADAGLVHLLSVSGMHVAIIASALLTLLGGLRAPLALAEPLAMVGVVLYVLVLGCPPPAVRSAVMLVVMALSRRAQRPVHAWAPLALGAVVPTVDPLVVTDLGWQLSAGGMAALVAARAFRRSARQWAHREAHAVLAMPQAVARWLATRRGATGWLVTEISTGLVATAVTAPLIAWTFGRLSLVAPFSNLLAGPCIALLQPALFLALVLAPFPRASAVVADASQPLMALLDLVADRSAGVPGAVLPVAPSLVTAVAAGVASACVVRGSAAARRTPWMLAAAASLVLGLWIPVVHGGSGRLELHLIDVGQGDAVALRTPRGRWMLMDAGPSGRAGDAGARVVLPYLRRLGGRVALVVLSHAHEDHAGGAAAVVRATRPAWWWEPAFVTTSPGYRAALEAVAAVGVHWKRVRPGDRYALDGVSVTVLAPDSAWTAAQENANETSVVLRVAYGAHAFLLTGDAERSEEAWLLAHHAPALLEADVLKLGHHGSRTSSSAPFLDVVRPRVGISSMGSGNRYGHPAPETLAELAARAVPVFRTDQDGSIVVRSDGRTLEVEAGDTRWIVPPRGAR
- the fbp gene encoding class 1 fructose-bisphosphatase, which encodes MVKHTSTSVVTIERFIIEQERMFPEATGELSGILYDMALAGKMIANKVRSAGLADILGATSDTNVQGEVQQKLDVIANEIIVKAFDHGGRLCAMASEEEPDIIHIPEGFRHGKYVLLFDPLDGSSNIDVNVPVGTIFSVYKKITRGTRGEMEDMLQPGRRQVAAGYILYGSSTMMVYTTGQGAHGFTLDPSIGEFLLSHPNIRIPDRARYLSVNDAYEQDWPEPTRALMRRYRGLDGKQKPLNVRYVGSLVADFHRNLLGGGVFCYPANAKSPRGKLRLLYEANPLAFIAEQAGGLAVDGHRRILDVEATELHQRTPLYIGSKAEVETVNEFPLPVPERRHVPRKDDAA